A genome region from Dolichospermum compactum NIES-806 includes the following:
- a CDS encoding type II toxin-antitoxin system VapC family toxin yields the protein MAYLIDTNIILRIAQPNHPMCAEALNALAILRKQKEDCYLTHQNLIEFWRSATRPAERNGLRMNLSEAEA from the coding sequence GTGGCATATTTAATTGATACGAATATTATATTGAGAATAGCACAGCCCAATCATCCAATGTGTGCAGAAGCTTTAAATGCACTTGCTATACTCCGAAAACAAAAAGAAGATTGCTATCTAACGCATCAAAACTTAATTGAATTTTGGCGTAGTGCTACCCGTCCTGCGGAAAGAAATGGATTAAGAATGAATTTATCCGAAGCTGAAGCATAA
- the priA gene encoding primosomal protein N' — MYSISVNSSVRAVSEPGGLYQSQTRLSQWVEVLVDCPGCSDLFTYQIPEQLEVKPGDILSVPFGSTQIGAIAIRLLTQPNLDIPLEKIREVEDVVSEGFFPAGYWILLNRVAAYYYTPLIQVIRVALPPGLLGRSQRRLRLTPLGRENLSIYISPTAQQVITLLQKTPTADYSYHYIQQKVKAAYRGIRELIRLGLAENYLEPPRLTQPKLQKAVTLLDNHDDDLTTRQKEIVEVLRRQGGEMWQSELLQLCATSTSTLKALVDKGYIVIEDREILRREQGPTVAGDWAKSLTPAQNHALETINSLTGFAQVLLHGVTGSGKTEVYLQAISPLLAQGKSALVLVPEIGLTPQLTDRFRARFGNKVHVYHSALSDGERYDTWRQMLTGEPQIIIGTRSAIFAPLPNLGLIILDEEHDSSFKQDSPIPTYHARTVAQWRAELEHCPLILGSATPSLESWVSRNHQYLSLPERINSRPLPPVEIVDMRQELKEGNRSIFSRKLQNALQQLEERQQQGILFIHRRGHSTFVSCRSCGYVLECPHCDVSLAYHHVEAGAPELLRCHYCNYGRLHPPHCPECSSPYLKFFGSGTQRVAQELTKQFPNLKIIRFDSDTTTKKGSHRELLTRFANGEAHLLVGTQMLTKGLDLPQVTLVGVVAADGLLHLSDYRANERTFQTLTQVAGRAGRGDDPGRVIVQTYTPEHPIIEAVQKHDYQSFADAELAQRQALNYPPYGRLILLRLSSLDPIQVQNTAQIIATFLSSKEGFEILGPAPASILRVANRYRWQILLKFAADALPNLPDWPEVRSLSPASVSLTIDVDPINIM, encoded by the coding sequence ATGTATAGTATTAGTGTAAATTCATCGGTTAGAGCCGTATCTGAACCAGGAGGATTATATCAATCTCAAACAAGGTTGTCTCAATGGGTGGAAGTGCTTGTAGATTGTCCAGGATGTTCAGATTTATTTACCTATCAAATACCGGAACAGTTAGAAGTTAAACCAGGGGATATTTTAAGTGTTCCCTTTGGTTCAACACAGATAGGTGCGATCGCTATCCGCTTATTAACTCAACCTAATCTAGATATTCCCTTAGAAAAAATTCGAGAAGTTGAAGATGTGGTTAGTGAAGGGTTTTTCCCTGCTGGTTATTGGATATTACTTAACCGAGTTGCAGCTTATTACTATACACCTCTAATTCAAGTTATTCGCGTCGCTTTACCACCGGGATTATTAGGAAGATCACAACGTCGTTTGCGGTTAACTCCCTTGGGTAGAGAAAATCTTTCTATTTACATTAGCCCTACAGCCCAGCAAGTAATCACACTTTTACAAAAAACGCCAACAGCAGACTATAGTTATCACTACATTCAACAAAAAGTTAAAGCTGCATATAGAGGTATTCGGGAATTAATCCGTTTGGGATTAGCAGAAAACTATTTAGAACCACCACGACTCACCCAACCTAAATTACAAAAAGCTGTCACACTTCTGGATAATCATGATGACGATTTAACAACCCGTCAAAAAGAAATTGTCGAAGTTTTACGGCGACAAGGCGGAGAAATGTGGCAAAGTGAATTATTACAACTTTGCGCTACCAGCACTTCTACACTTAAAGCCTTAGTAGATAAAGGCTATATAGTCATTGAAGACAGAGAAATATTACGCAGAGAACAAGGACCCACAGTAGCCGGAGATTGGGCGAAATCATTGACACCAGCCCAAAATCACGCCTTAGAAACGATTAATTCCTTAACTGGATTTGCTCAAGTATTGTTGCATGGGGTGACAGGTTCAGGAAAAACAGAAGTATACTTACAAGCCATATCACCATTACTCGCACAAGGAAAATCCGCCCTGGTTTTAGTTCCCGAAATCGGACTTACACCCCAACTCACAGACAGATTCCGCGCTAGATTTGGAAACAAAGTCCACGTTTATCACAGCGCCCTTTCCGACGGTGAACGTTACGATACTTGGCGACAAATGCTCACAGGAGAACCGCAAATCATTATCGGGACTCGCAGCGCCATTTTTGCTCCTTTACCCAATCTAGGCTTAATTATCCTGGATGAAGAACACGATAGTAGCTTTAAACAAGATTCTCCTATTCCCACCTACCACGCCCGCACTGTCGCTCAATGGCGAGCCGAATTAGAACATTGTCCCCTCATTTTAGGTTCTGCGACTCCTTCTTTAGAAAGTTGGGTAAGTAGAAATCATCAATATTTATCATTACCAGAACGGATTAACTCCCGTCCATTACCACCTGTGGAAATTGTGGATATGCGTCAAGAGTTAAAAGAGGGAAATCGGTCTATTTTTAGTAGAAAGTTGCAAAATGCACTGCAACAATTGGAAGAAAGACAACAACAGGGGATTTTATTTATTCACCGACGAGGACATAGTACCTTTGTTTCTTGTCGCAGTTGTGGTTATGTGTTGGAATGTCCCCATTGTGATGTTTCCCTAGCTTATCATCATGTGGAAGCAGGAGCGCCGGAATTATTGCGTTGTCATTATTGTAATTATGGGCGTTTACATCCTCCCCATTGTCCTGAATGTAGTTCCCCTTATTTAAAGTTTTTCGGAAGTGGTACTCAACGGGTAGCGCAGGAATTAACTAAACAATTTCCCAATTTGAAAATAATTCGCTTTGATAGCGACACAACTACAAAGAAAGGTTCGCACCGTGAACTCCTAACTAGATTTGCTAATGGTGAAGCGCATTTATTAGTAGGTACACAAATGTTAACTAAAGGGTTAGATTTACCCCAAGTTACCCTTGTGGGTGTAGTCGCTGCGGATGGATTATTGCATTTATCTGATTATCGCGCTAATGAACGTACATTTCAAACTCTGACCCAAGTTGCGGGAAGGGCGGGAAGAGGGGATGATCCAGGTAGGGTAATTGTCCAAACTTACACTCCAGAACATCCGATTATTGAAGCGGTACAAAAGCACGATTATCAATCTTTTGCTGATGCAGAGTTAGCACAAAGACAAGCTCTGAATTATCCTCCTTATGGGAGATTAATTTTATTGCGGTTAAGTAGTTTAGATCCGATTCAAGTCCAAAATACAGCCCAAATCATTGCTACATTTTTAAGCAGTAAAGAAGGGTTTGAGATATTAGGACCCGCACCTGCTAGTATTTTACGAGTAGCTAACCGTTATCGCTGGCAAATATTACTCAAGTTTGCTGCTGATGCTTTACCTAATTTACCAGATTGGCCAGAAGTGCGATCGCTCTCCCCCGCTTCTGTGAGTTTAACAATTGATGTAGATCCCATTAATATCATGTAG
- a CDS encoding RpoD/SigA family RNA polymerase sigma factor: MYQTKQPSLKETMNLAELGTMEILENITDHEEPSIESLDQVVYEDTAIVENLELEERNGDDMAAARPSGYNKTENDDAVGAFFKEMARYPLLKPDEEVELARRVRFLEEVKELQAALELQLGAHPSKVQVALQLEITEKQLESRLYQGRVAKRKMIRSNLRLVVSIAKRYLNRGVPFLDLIQEGAMGLNRASEKFDPDKGYKFSTYAYWWIRQAITRAIANDARTIRLPIHIVEKLNKLKKAQRELKQKLSRNPTEAEMAESLEITVHQLRQLQQLRRQALSLNHRVGKEEDTELMDLLEDEDNQSPEAKMNENMMRQEIWEVLGDVLTPREKDVISLRYGLTSSEPCTLEEVGNMFNLSRERVRQIQSKAMRKLRRPHIAKRLKGWLV; this comes from the coding sequence ATGTACCAAACAAAGCAACCATCCCTAAAGGAAACTATGAATCTTGCTGAATTGGGAACAATGGAAATACTAGAGAATATTACTGATCATGAAGAACCATCAATTGAGAGTTTAGATCAAGTAGTATATGAAGATACTGCAATTGTCGAAAACTTGGAATTAGAAGAACGCAATGGCGATGACATGGCCGCAGCCCGTCCTTCGGGATATAATAAAACCGAAAATGATGATGCTGTAGGCGCATTTTTTAAGGAAATGGCACGTTATCCACTACTCAAACCTGATGAAGAAGTGGAATTAGCCAGACGAGTGAGATTTTTGGAAGAAGTCAAAGAATTGCAAGCAGCATTGGAATTGCAACTAGGAGCGCACCCTAGTAAAGTTCAGGTGGCTTTGCAGTTGGAGATTACAGAAAAACAACTGGAAAGCCGCTTATATCAAGGTAGAGTCGCCAAGCGAAAAATGATTCGCTCCAATCTCCGGTTAGTTGTATCTATTGCTAAACGATATTTAAATCGTGGTGTCCCTTTTCTCGATTTGATTCAGGAAGGAGCAATGGGTTTGAACCGCGCTTCTGAAAAATTTGATCCCGATAAAGGATATAAGTTTTCTACTTATGCTTATTGGTGGATTAGACAAGCAATTACCAGAGCGATCGCTAATGATGCCCGAACTATTCGCTTACCAATCCATATTGTTGAGAAACTTAATAAACTAAAAAAAGCCCAACGGGAACTCAAACAAAAACTCTCTCGTAACCCAACAGAAGCCGAAATGGCTGAATCTTTGGAAATTACGGTTCACCAACTGCGTCAACTTCAACAACTCCGACGACAAGCACTTTCCCTTAACCACCGTGTCGGTAAAGAAGAAGACACAGAATTAATGGACTTGCTAGAAGATGAAGACAACCAGTCTCCCGAAGCAAAAATGAACGAAAACATGATGCGTCAGGAAATTTGGGAAGTTCTAGGAGACGTACTCACCCCACGAGAAAAAGATGTCATTTCCCTCCGCTATGGACTTACCAGCAGCGAACCCTGCACCCTAGAAGAGGTAGGTAATATGTTTAACCTTTCCCGTGAACGAGTTCGCCAAATCCAAAGTAAAGCCATGCGAAAGTTACGTCGCCCCCACATAGCCAAACGCCTAAAAGGCTGGTTGGTATAA
- a CDS encoding GNAT family N-acetyltransferase, which yields MTNLIIRFAQPSDSHTLFALIQGLAKYEKLSDAVIGNAEALKYHLFGSPKYIDAILAESQGQAVGFAIFFHNYSTFLTKPGLYLEDIFVLPEYRRQGIGKALLAKVAQIALERDCGRLEWSVLDWNVSAQAFYQDMGANILDDWRICRVTEKDIARLANQK from the coding sequence ATGACTAATTTAATCATCCGTTTTGCCCAACCCAGTGATTCTCATACCCTATTTGCATTAATTCAAGGACTTGCAAAATATGAAAAACTATCCGATGCTGTGATTGGTAATGCTGAAGCCCTCAAATATCATTTATTCGGTTCACCAAAATATATAGACGCAATCTTAGCTGAATCCCAAGGTCAAGCTGTAGGTTTTGCCATATTTTTTCATAATTATTCAACATTTCTCACCAAGCCAGGACTTTACCTCGAAGATATCTTTGTTTTGCCAGAATATCGCCGCCAAGGTATTGGTAAAGCACTTTTGGCAAAGGTAGCCCAAATAGCTTTAGAAAGGGATTGTGGGCGCTTAGAGTGGAGCGTTTTAGATTGGAATGTGTCAGCCCAAGCATTTTACCAGGACATGGGCGCAAATATTTTAGATGATTGGCGGATTTGTCGGGTAACTGAAAAGGATATTGCCCGACTAGCAAATCAAAAATGA
- a CDS encoding GNAT family N-acetyltransferase, giving the protein MKSWFFNPTQPRVNPETATLTIGQLQIRVATPDDLISIAQIVAESFHSQEGLWGWTFPLFRIGIYEDLRHRLKSPTPNHICLVAVDTATEDQKIMGTIEMSIRGNDPWIGVNPGFPYISNLAVDPGCRRLGVGSSLLIRCEQISQEWGFQDLYLHVLEHNHHARQLYFKLAYRVHKIESPWGALFLNRSRQILLHKRI; this is encoded by the coding sequence TTGAAATCCTGGTTTTTTAACCCTACCCAACCCCGAGTAAACCCAGAAACTGCTACTCTAACTATTGGACAACTCCAAATTCGCGTAGCCACACCTGATGATTTAATAAGTATTGCCCAAATTGTGGCTGAAAGCTTTCACTCCCAAGAAGGTTTGTGGGGTTGGACTTTCCCTTTGTTTCGTATAGGTATTTATGAGGATCTAAGGCATCGGCTCAAGTCTCCCACACCCAATCATATTTGTTTAGTTGCTGTTGATACTGCTACTGAAGATCAGAAAATTATGGGAACTATAGAAATGAGTATTAGGGGTAATGATCCTTGGATTGGTGTAAATCCGGGTTTCCCTTATATATCTAATTTAGCTGTTGATCCAGGTTGCCGTAGACTGGGTGTAGGCTCTAGTTTATTGATTCGCTGTGAGCAAATTTCCCAGGAATGGGGATTTCAAGACTTATATCTCCACGTTTTGGAACATAATCATCATGCCCGTCAGCTTTATTTTAAGTTGGCATATCGCGTACATAAGATTGAATCTCCCTGGGGTGCACTTTTCCTTAATCGCTCACGTCAGATATTACTGCATAAACGTATATAG